Proteins co-encoded in one Methanobacterium veterum genomic window:
- a CDS encoding peptidylprolyl isomerase, with amino-acid sequence MKKAIIETDKGNIELVLFDKEAPNTVANFEKLAKEGFYNGLTFHRVIPNFVIQGGCPKGNGTGGPGYTIKCEINPHKHGAGALSMAHAGKDTGGSQFFITHSPQPHLDGVHTVFGKVVKGMDVVNKIKQNDVMNKVTVFDE; translated from the coding sequence ATGAAAAAAGCAATAATTGAAACTGATAAAGGGAATATAGAACTTGTACTTTTTGATAAAGAAGCTCCAAATACAGTAGCTAACTTTGAAAAGCTTGCAAAAGAAGGATTTTACAATGGTCTGACATTCCACAGGGTGATTCCTAATTTTGTCATCCAGGGTGGATGTCCTAAAGGAAATGGAACTGGTGGACCGGGTTACACTATAAAATGTGAAATAAACCCTCACAAACACGGTGCAGGGGCTCTTTCCATGGCTCACGCAGGTAAAGACACAGGCGGCAGTCAGTTTTTCATTACCCATTCTCCACAGCCGCACCTTGACGGAGTACACACTGTTTTTGGTAAAGTCGTTAAAGGAATGGATGTTGTAAACAAAATAAAACAGAACGACGTAATGAATAAGGTTACTGTCTTTGACGAATAA
- a CDS encoding MFS transporter: protein MNVLERKWRILFAIAVGTIMVPINASIVNVSLPTITAFFSTSIASSEWVITAYLINLLGFVLLFGRLGDFYGHERIYMVGLISFLATSILCSLSPSITYLIIFRSLQGIAAALMISVSLGIVKSAFPLSQTGKALGIYAVAISAGLAIGPAIGGLIQTFFGWQTIFLVNIPMGITSFLLCYKVLTRDETKPVKLDIPGAIIQYFCLFSVVYLLNDIQTSKLDNLTIIMAAVAVTTLILFIWNEKRADDPLLDLEIFKNKTFSAFNLSLYFNYICMYMILFIMPFYLQKVLLCNPALTGAVLTVNPVVMMILAPISGTLADRVGSRPLAIMGALISALAFYSMTSLTMFSNVFDVVWRLALLGVGAAIFQAPNNRAIMTVIPDKKKGLASSIIVTMRNLGMVFGVSIAGILLYTTISPDVLQQNQLYNLAAYNFTSGMHLIMMLGAFLSIIILILSPVGIYRKKITETKEIIQESDIIPAPQDILEESSEIINELELVKHSKELLEDSELLRYSKEIIEDPAILKRPKDILKEKMEELNLEISRKW from the coding sequence TTGAATGTTTTAGAAAGAAAATGGCGGATATTATTTGCAATTGCTGTAGGAACCATAATGGTACCTATTAATGCAAGTATTGTTAATGTTTCGTTACCTACAATTACTGCTTTCTTTTCTACAAGTATAGCAAGCTCAGAATGGGTAATAACAGCTTACCTAATTAATTTACTGGGTTTTGTCTTATTATTTGGCCGATTAGGTGATTTCTACGGTCATGAAAGGATATACATGGTGGGGTTGATTAGTTTCCTTGCTACATCAATTTTATGCAGTTTATCCCCTTCAATAACTTATTTGATAATTTTCAGGAGCTTACAGGGAATTGCTGCTGCATTGATGATATCTGTGTCTTTAGGTATAGTTAAGAGCGCTTTCCCACTCAGTCAAACTGGTAAAGCTTTGGGTATATATGCAGTGGCCATATCTGCAGGTTTGGCAATTGGTCCCGCAATTGGGGGGTTAATACAAACATTCTTTGGCTGGCAAACTATATTTCTGGTAAATATTCCCATGGGTATAACCAGCTTTTTGCTTTGTTACAAAGTGTTAACAAGAGATGAAACTAAACCAGTTAAATTAGATATTCCTGGAGCAATAATACAGTATTTTTGCCTTTTTTCTGTAGTATACCTGCTTAATGATATTCAAACATCAAAATTAGATAATTTAACAATAATAATGGCTGCTGTGGCTGTAACAACATTAATCTTGTTTATCTGGAATGAGAAAAGGGCAGATGATCCTCTTTTGGACCTTGAAATATTTAAAAACAAAACATTTTCCGCATTTAACCTCAGCCTGTACTTCAACTATATTTGTATGTACATGATCCTCTTTATCATGCCTTTCTACCTGCAAAAGGTTTTATTATGCAATCCTGCATTAACTGGAGCTGTATTAACTGTTAACCCTGTAGTTATGATGATTTTGGCCCCTATAAGTGGGACATTGGCTGATAGGGTAGGTTCAAGACCTCTGGCAATTATGGGGGCATTAATAAGTGCTTTAGCATTTTATTCTATGACGTCCCTTACCATGTTCTCTAATGTCTTTGATGTTGTATGGAGATTGGCTCTTTTAGGAGTAGGTGCTGCAATCTTCCAGGCTCCAAATAACAGGGCTATTATGACTGTTATACCTGATAAGAAGAAAGGTCTAGCTTCTAGCATTATAGTGACCATGCGAAATCTGGGAATGGTATTTGGAGTATCAATTGCAGGTATACTGCTGTATACTACCATAAGCCCGGATGTTTTACAGCAAAATCAACTCTATAACCTGGCTGCATATAATTTTACAAGTGGAATGCACTTGATAATGATGTTAGGAGCATTTTTAAGCATAATTATACTTATACTTTCTCCAGTGGGTATCTACAGGAAGAAAATCACTGAAACTAAAGAAATAATTCAGGAATCAGATATAATACCTGCACCGCAGGATATACTTGAAGAATCAAGCGAAATAATTAACGAATTAGAATTGGTAAAACATTCAAAGGAATTACTTGAAGATTCTGAACTTTTGAGGTATTCAAAAGAGATAATTGAAGATCCAGCTATATTGAAACGGCCGAAAGATATTTTAAAGGAGAAAATGGAGGAATTGAATTTGGAGATCTCCAGGAAATGGTAA
- a CDS encoding cobaltochelatase subunit CobN, protein MFPKPQKIENFLEVKSIKKQVILLITTFVFILALCGAVSAANTTTGGDSGGTINSTDLNNSSQKNSSLKEVRITGHVLDCVTSKPFPGVNVTVSGNGNKLSVTQTNGEGKYELKFLSNLTQFNVTASYTGHKSSSQLVNTTLNTSNNSMQGTANFKLGKPKAVFLFTSSSAISNTLMNALDQNTHFTSEVYLLKNLPAGLNLTKYDLVFIDYLYTSTPNLDKITPLIEEAKAKNIPVIITTTYYMSNPTNVDSAKLSAIRQYWTNLSPENAKNMIKYISVNFLGVKDTYQAPGTVVKVGIYHPDADKVFSNLTSYLAWYKKYNSNKPTVAVMFGQFSYNKADTTAVDALIRGFEAKGYNVIPYFLDHETYPLGQVDINTFLVYKGKFLPDLVVHYRAAGWDMIRSYNDTMAELISMNVPIIKALTYEDSYEKWLNATQGIGSATFAYSVTNGEKQGIIDPIVVATTETDSKGIAQTVPITRQINWIIDRSIAQINLKYKSNANKKVAIIYWTSQPGLSSGVSAGHLDAYASLVNLLQALKDSGYNLGNKKIPTADELAVIIRNQGSNIGNWAPGDLKKLVENYPVVLVPESQYLAWFNKLNAAKRQEVIDAWGEAPGDIMVYTKNGVRYLVLPVIQYGNIILAPEPSRGYTQNGEVMYHSGTIPPTHQYLAFYFWLNNVYKADALIDFGRHGTVAWLPGKSATGLDCENDWPAIVSQDMPVIYLFTVEGSESTLPQRRQGAVMISHLIPTMTISGLYGNLTTLNQKLNTYFDQSTSASIKAELKSTILQLTKTLHLDEDMNVNLSTIKDFDQFAIELQDYLQEMESEYITLGLHVLGEPPKGNYSIYMVQSLLGYQFRDYMNANKLTDDQVYLLLEKVLFDKMSAEDAQKSVLNQTKTDLTAYLNLAIIYMNNLALATNEINSTLKALNGGYIPAFNIGDPITNPNVLPTGNNMYSFDPRTVPTKEAWNIAVKLVDEMLSSYYKQHGKYPEKVAFMLWATHSIQDKGVMEAEILYLMGLKPTWDSNGYVNGTEVIPNLGRPMIDVVITTTSLYLNDYKCVLDVLDAAVRYAATINSTTNYVKTHSDGIYQMLIKKGYSDEDAKQLSMSRIFSQEPGNHHNPLTEVTLGKSGDNMQAVIDTYINTFGYLYGSNATSQILVDLYTAILNGTDMAVFSRDVNANDLLGDDDYYAYFGGLGAAITKITGTAPVMVINNLENPDKPKTETLAESIARDLRTSYFNPTWISALISQGPGAASRFLDITNLLAWDILNPGTATSNQFQAIYDIYVRDSLNLGLNDYFKRNNPYTQQAIMYNLMQAIHSNRWNADAATKRALSNAWAVSVNANGLTGDPLDMDIVNEALQNMDTVLVDGVKSKLYASTQNPAFATSNPSKPQQGGSTSTGGTSSPGQISSGVTYASAASSTQSSQESQSGAGNQGQKAYEITKPETSSGSSEDTMLAAILGVILILGLIGAGYFRKDIPNLFKRK, encoded by the coding sequence ATGTTTCCGAAACCCCAAAAAATAGAAAATTTTTTGGAGGTGAAAAGTATTAAAAAACAAGTAATATTACTAATAACAACATTTGTTTTTATATTGGCACTGTGTGGGGCAGTGTCTGCAGCAAATACTACTACTGGAGGTGATTCTGGAGGCACAATAAATTCAACAGATCTCAATAATTCTTCTCAAAAAAATAGTTCGTTAAAAGAGGTTAGAATTACAGGTCATGTTCTAGATTGTGTCACCAGCAAACCCTTTCCAGGAGTAAATGTGACTGTATCGGGTAATGGAAATAAATTAAGTGTTACTCAAACCAATGGTGAAGGTAAATATGAACTGAAATTTCTAAGCAATTTAACCCAATTCAATGTGACAGCAAGTTATACTGGCCATAAATCATCATCTCAACTGGTGAACACTACTTTAAACACATCAAATAATTCAATGCAGGGAACTGCTAATTTTAAGTTAGGCAAACCAAAGGCAGTTTTCTTATTTACAAGTTCTTCAGCAATATCAAATACGTTAATGAATGCATTAGATCAAAATACCCACTTTACAAGTGAAGTCTACTTACTTAAAAATCTCCCAGCGGGTCTCAATCTCACCAAATATGACCTGGTATTTATTGACTATTTATACACTTCAACACCGAATCTGGATAAAATAACTCCTTTAATAGAGGAAGCAAAAGCTAAAAATATACCTGTGATCATTACAACAACTTATTACATGTCAAATCCGACAAATGTGGATTCTGCAAAGCTTTCTGCTATTAGGCAGTACTGGACTAATCTTTCACCAGAAAATGCAAAGAATATGATAAAATATATCTCAGTGAATTTTCTGGGAGTAAAAGATACTTATCAGGCCCCTGGTACTGTAGTTAAGGTTGGTATTTATCATCCCGATGCGGATAAAGTATTTTCAAATTTAACCAGTTATCTAGCATGGTATAAAAAATATAATTCAAATAAACCAACAGTAGCGGTTATGTTTGGCCAGTTTTCATATAACAAAGCAGATACAACAGCGGTAGATGCATTAATCAGAGGATTTGAAGCAAAAGGGTACAATGTAATCCCATATTTCCTTGATCATGAAACATATCCTTTAGGTCAGGTAGATATAAACACGTTTTTAGTGTATAAAGGAAAATTCCTTCCAGATTTAGTTGTGCATTATCGTGCTGCCGGATGGGATATGATACGGTCATATAATGATACAATGGCTGAATTAATTTCCATGAATGTCCCTATTATCAAAGCACTGACCTATGAAGATTCATATGAAAAATGGCTAAATGCTACTCAGGGAATAGGGTCCGCTACATTTGCATACTCAGTTACAAACGGCGAAAAACAGGGTATAATTGATCCGATTGTTGTTGCAACCACAGAAACAGATTCTAAAGGTATAGCTCAAACAGTACCAATCACACGGCAAATAAATTGGATAATTGATAGATCAATAGCTCAAATAAACCTTAAATACAAATCAAATGCTAATAAGAAAGTAGCTATCATTTACTGGACCTCACAGCCCGGATTGAGTTCTGGAGTTAGTGCAGGACATTTAGATGCATATGCCAGTTTAGTGAACCTTTTACAGGCTTTGAAAGACAGCGGCTATAATTTAGGAAATAAAAAAATTCCTACAGCAGATGAACTTGCGGTGATCATCAGAAATCAGGGTTCAAATATTGGTAACTGGGCACCTGGAGACCTGAAAAAGTTAGTTGAAAATTATCCTGTGGTTTTAGTTCCTGAATCTCAATATTTAGCATGGTTTAACAAGCTTAACGCTGCTAAAAGACAGGAAGTTATTGATGCATGGGGCGAAGCACCTGGAGACATAATGGTTTACACTAAAAATGGTGTAAGATATTTGGTTCTACCTGTAATTCAGTATGGAAATATTATTCTCGCCCCTGAACCTTCACGTGGCTACACGCAGAATGGAGAGGTAATGTATCACAGCGGCACTATACCCCCTACTCACCAGTATCTTGCTTTCTATTTCTGGTTGAACAATGTGTATAAGGCTGATGCCCTCATTGACTTTGGAAGGCATGGTACTGTAGCATGGTTACCTGGAAAAAGTGCTACTGGTCTGGACTGTGAAAATGATTGGCCGGCTATTGTAAGCCAAGACATGCCTGTAATCTATCTCTTTACTGTTGAGGGAAGTGAATCTACTTTACCTCAAAGAAGACAGGGTGCAGTAATGATCAGTCACTTAATACCAACTATGACCATTTCGGGACTCTACGGTAATCTAACAACACTGAACCAGAAGTTGAATACATATTTCGATCAATCAACATCGGCATCCATCAAGGCAGAACTTAAAAGTACAATTTTACAGTTAACCAAGACTCTTCATCTTGATGAAGATATGAATGTGAACTTATCTACAATCAAGGATTTTGATCAGTTCGCTATTGAACTGCAGGATTATCTGCAGGAAATGGAATCAGAATACATCACGCTGGGGTTACACGTGCTTGGTGAACCTCCAAAAGGAAATTATTCTATTTACATGGTACAATCCCTTTTGGGTTACCAGTTTAGAGATTACATGAATGCGAATAAGTTAACTGATGATCAGGTATATTTACTGCTTGAAAAGGTTTTATTTGATAAAATGTCAGCTGAAGATGCTCAAAAATCGGTCTTAAACCAAACCAAAACTGATCTAACAGCTTATCTAAATCTGGCCATAATATACATGAATAACCTTGCTCTGGCAACTAACGAGATCAACAGTACTTTGAAAGCATTAAATGGAGGTTATATTCCTGCATTTAACATTGGAGACCCAATTACAAATCCAAATGTGCTTCCTACTGGAAATAACATGTATTCATTTGACCCTAGAACAGTACCTACCAAAGAAGCATGGAATATCGCTGTGAAACTGGTAGATGAAATGCTGTCTTCTTATTATAAACAGCATGGAAAATATCCAGAAAAAGTAGCGTTCATGCTGTGGGCTACACATTCAATTCAAGATAAAGGAGTAATGGAAGCTGAAATACTCTATCTTATGGGTTTAAAACCTACATGGGACAGTAATGGATATGTAAATGGTACGGAGGTAATTCCTAATCTTGGAAGGCCTATGATCGATGTTGTAATCACTACAACTTCTCTTTACCTGAACGATTATAAATGCGTCCTGGATGTACTTGATGCTGCTGTAAGATATGCTGCAACCATCAACAGCACAACAAATTATGTTAAAACTCATTCAGATGGTATCTATCAGATGCTTATTAAAAAAGGCTACAGTGATGAGGATGCTAAACAGCTTTCAATGTCAAGAATATTCTCTCAAGAACCCGGAAATCACCATAACCCGCTAACAGAGGTTACTCTGGGTAAAAGTGGGGATAATATGCAGGCAGTCATTGACACCTATATAAATACATTTGGTTATTTATATGGTTCAAATGCGACTTCCCAAATTCTTGTAGATCTTTACACAGCAATCCTCAATGGAACTGATATGGCGGTTTTCAGCAGAGATGTAAATGCTAACGACCTGCTTGGTGATGACGACTACTATGCGTACTTTGGGGGTTTGGGAGCAGCTATCACTAAAATAACGGGTACTGCACCTGTAATGGTCATAAATAATCTTGAAAATCCAGATAAGCCCAAAACAGAAACCCTAGCTGAGTCGATAGCTCGTGATTTAAGAACTAGTTACTTCAATCCTACTTGGATTAGTGCATTAATTTCTCAGGGACCAGGTGCAGCCAGTCGTTTCTTGGATATTACGAATCTGCTGGCGTGGGATATATTAAATCCAGGTACTGCAACTTCAAACCAGTTCCAAGCAATTTATGATATATATGTCAGAGATAGCTTGAATTTGGGGCTTAATGACTATTTCAAAAGAAACAATCCTTACACGCAGCAGGCGATCATGTATAACCTCATGCAGGCTATTCATTCAAACCGCTGGAATGCAGATGCAGCTACAAAAAGGGCATTATCTAACGCTTGGGCTGTTTCAGTAAATGCAAATGGTTTAACTGGTGATCCCTTAGATATGGATATTGTAAATGAAGCGTTACAAAATATGGATACTGTGCTTGTGGATGGAGTTAAAAGCAAACTGTACGCTTCCACGCAGAACCCTGCATTTGCAACGTCTAATCCTTCTAAACCGCAGCAGGGAGGATCCACTTCTACAGGTGGAACTTCATCACCAGGTCAAATTTCTAGCGGAGTTACT